In Nitrososphaerota archaeon, one genomic interval encodes:
- a CDS encoding ArsR family transcriptional regulator, protein MPKNKKEIIEVLEEISSKLSDIISLLRLGQKSMIEMSKSRLLASDLRAKVYDLCDGKHTVLEISKELAKPQPLISRYLKELENGGLIKSERKGNKIFYVKVV, encoded by the coding sequence ATGCCAAAAAATAAAAAAGAGATAATAGAAGTACTTGAAGAAATATCCTCTAAATTGAGCGACATCATTTCGCTATTAAGATTAGGACAAAAGAGTATGATTGAAATGTCGAAAAGTAGATTACTCGCTTCTGATCTTAGAGCTAAAGTATATGATCTTTGTGATGGAAAGCATACAGTATTAGAGATTTCAAAGGAGCTAGCAAAACCTCAACCCTTGATTAGCCGATATTTAAAGGAGCTAGAAAATGGTGGTTTAATAAAATCTGAGAGGAAAGGAAATAAAATCTTTTATGTGAAGGTGGTATGA